The Psychrobacillus sp. FSL K6-4046 DNA window AAAGCGTCCGGCTGGGGCGAAAAATCAATTCTACTCTCTGATTTAAGATTTCTTTGCATCATAAATCAACCCAACCCTTAACATAGCCAAATGAAACTAAATTGATTACTCGTTCGTCTAACTAACTTGTGATAAACTAATATCATAAAAGAGGTGATTGTCTTGGCTATCCAATACCCTAATGGGAAGGTATATACACCTACCAAGAAAACAAAAACCCCAAAGCAAAAGGATTATTCTTTCAGTAATAGGGGTAAGACGTTAGAAGATGAGATAAATGATGCCAATGAGTACTATCTAGCTCATGACATTGCTGTCATCTATAAAAAACCAATACCTATTCAGGTCGTTAAGGTAGATTACCCAAGTAGAAGCTCGGCGGTTATAAAAGAAGCTTATTACAGGACACCATCCACTACTGACTTTAACGGGGTATACAAAGGGAAATATATTGACTTTGAAGCAAAAGAAACGGAAAATAAGACTTCATTTCCTTTAAAAAACGTTCATCTTCATCAAGTAGAACATATGGGAAGAGTTGTTCAGCAACTCGGTATTAGCTTTCTATTGGTTCGTTTTTCAACAACGGATCGATATTTTTATTTGTCTTACGAGCATTTAAAATTTTTTTGGGATAGAATGCGATCTGGAGGAAGAAAATCAATCACTCTCGGGGAATTTGAGGAATATGGGATTGAAATAACTCCAAAATATGCACCAAGGGTCAATTATTTAAAGATAGTTAATGACTTGTATGTATAAAGGGAAAGTGAGGAGACGTTTATGAGTGAGCAAAAATCTACTCGTGGACAAAGAAGAAAACAACAACTTGAACAAAAGAAAAAACAAACAAAACCTGCAAAAACATGGCTAAAACGTATCATGATAGCAATTTTAGCAATTGGATTAGTAGGATTAATAACTGGTGGGTCCGTTTATGCATATTATGCAAGCACAGCACCAGATTTAGATGAGGAATTACTAAAAGACCCGATCAGTCCTAAACTATTAGACGCAAACGGTGAAGAGTTTGCAACCGTCGGAAGTGAAAGCCGAGAATATATATCCTATGAGGAAATTCCTCAACAAATGGAAGATGCCATTTTGGCAACAGAGGATGTTCGTTTCTACGATCACATGGGAGTAGATGTCTTACGTTTAGGTAAAGCCGTTTTAGCCAACCTGAAGGATGGATTTGGTGCACAGGGTGCAAGTACAATTACTCAACAGGTTGTCAAAAACTCTTTCTTTACAAATGAAAAAACAATAAAACGTAAAGCTCAAGAAGCCCATTTAGCTCTACAATTAGAGCGTGAATATAAAAAAGAAGAAATTTTTGAAATGTATTTCAACAAAATTTTAATGTCAGGACGTATTTATGGCTTTGGTACTGCTTCTAAATATTTTTATGGGAAAGAACTAAAGGATCTTGAATTACATGAAATGGCTGTATTAGCGGGAATGCCTCAAAGTCCTAATAACTATAACCCTTTTAAAAATCCAGAACTTGCTGAAAAGAGAAGAAATACAGTTCTTTACTTAATGAATCTTCATGGCAAAATAACAGATGAGGAAATGAAAGCAGCCCAAGCTATTCCAGTTGCTGACTCCCTTCTACCCGAAGATCAAAGAGTAGCGAACCAAGATTCTAAATACGATGCATTTATCGATATAGTATTAGAAGAACTTGAAGAAAATGGAGATGCAGATGCTATTTCCGAAGGTATAACTATCCATACTACACTTCAACCGAAAGCTCAAGAGAAAGTAGAAGAAACCTTAAACTCAGACATCTTCCCTACTGAAGATATACAAGCTGGTGTTGCAGTAATTGATACTAAGACTGGAGCAGTTGTCGCTGCTGGTGGAGGAAGAAATTACGGAGTAGATCGAGGATATAATCATGCGCATGATATGAAAGAACGCTCACCTGGTTCGACTATTAAGCCTTTAATAGACTATGGTCCAGCTGTAGAATTTTTAGACTGGTCACCTGCTCAAACCATCGTAGATGAAGATATTAAGTATACAGGTACTGATCAAGTAATACGTAATGCCGATAATAAATATCTAGGTGCTATGACTATGCGTGAAGCATTATATAAATCTCGCAATACTACAGCAGTCAAAACATTAAAAGAAGTAG harbors:
- the recU gene encoding Holliday junction resolvase RecU, encoding MAIQYPNGKVYTPTKKTKTPKQKDYSFSNRGKTLEDEINDANEYYLAHDIAVIYKKPIPIQVVKVDYPSRSSAVIKEAYYRTPSTTDFNGVYKGKYIDFEAKETENKTSFPLKNVHLHQVEHMGRVVQQLGISFLLVRFSTTDRYFYLSYEHLKFFWDRMRSGGRKSITLGEFEEYGIEITPKYAPRVNYLKIVNDLYV
- a CDS encoding PBP1A family penicillin-binding protein — its product is MSEQKSTRGQRRKQQLEQKKKQTKPAKTWLKRIMIAILAIGLVGLITGGSVYAYYASTAPDLDEELLKDPISPKLLDANGEEFATVGSESREYISYEEIPQQMEDAILATEDVRFYDHMGVDVLRLGKAVLANLKDGFGAQGASTITQQVVKNSFFTNEKTIKRKAQEAHLALQLEREYKKEEIFEMYFNKILMSGRIYGFGTASKYFYGKELKDLELHEMAVLAGMPQSPNNYNPFKNPELAEKRRNTVLYLMNLHGKITDEEMKAAQAIPVADSLLPEDQRVANQDSKYDAFIDIVLEELEENGDADAISEGITIHTTLQPKAQEKVEETLNSDIFPTEDIQAGVAVIDTKTGAVVAAGGGRNYGVDRGYNHAHDMKERSPGSTIKPLIDYGPAVEFLDWSPAQTIVDEDIKYTGTDQVIRNADNKYLGAMTMREALYKSRNTTAVKTLKEVGTKNAREFISRFGVDIGTVNEAYAIGGISKFMSPIQLAGAYAAFGNNGNHTEPYAINKIVYRDGKTEKNYKPESKTVMKDSTAYIITDVLRDVLTKGTGKAAAISGLDVAGKSGTSNFSGDKKGVPDVWFAGYTTNYSVTVWSGYDDNSAITTAEERSLPQRIFKEIMGSISEGQKTERFKKPNSVVEVTVERGSNPLKLASEYTPENMKLTELFVKGTEPKQVSEEYDQLELNAPSNLSVQYDEITSSATLDWDFEGPEGEEDVNVQFEVAVSIDNGPSEILQTTDKTGLIVQALIPGSKYLFTVTAIAEDVRSESASVELVLEGIEEEDLESPDSEEEKPEDTEGENENQPGNNGNNGNNGNGNGNNGNNGNNGNGNDGNSGNNGNGNNNGNGGNNDGGQEDGGTDGENPEETPEDGTETGSTP